A genome region from Microbacterium sp. CGR2 includes the following:
- a CDS encoding RIO1 family regulatory kinase/ATPase, protein MASHPGATPCLISSLPRKPRPWTHPPSTPRPTCSSPTSNRARTSAGRPGRRSHRRNADQLPGRTGSSPPPALSTPNSASSRRARRPTSSCWNAPCRTTPRSARCFAAKRYRSPEHRSFHRSAVYTEGRSTRNTRDTRALANKSTHGRAVAAAQWSFAEFQALSRMWQLGAPVPYPVQVNGTEVLMEFLGDADGTAAPRLAQVRGARTELADLYAQVVEIMRTFAAAGFAHGDLSAYNLLVHEERVRVIDLPQIVDIIANPQGLDLLHRDCVNICDWFARRRLECDPEALFAELLAA, encoded by the coding sequence GTGGCCTCCCACCCTGGAGCCACACCTTGTCTGATCTCTTCGCTTCCTCGGAAGCCGCGTCCATGGACGCATCCCCCTTCGACACCACGACCGACCTGTTCTTCGCCGACGTCGAACCGGGCGAGAACCAGCGCTGGTCGACCTGGCCGGCGGTCACACCGACGGAACGCGGACCAGCTCCCTGGCCGGACTGGCTCGTCACCTCCGCCGGCGCTCTCGACACCGAACTCGGCGTCCTCAAGACGGGCAAGGAGGCCGACGTCTTCCTGCTGGAACGCGCCGTGCCGGACGACCCCGCGCAGCGCACGCTGCTTTGCCGCGAAGCGCTATCGCTCCCCGGAGCATCGCAGCTTCCACCGCTCGGCGGTCTATACCGAGGGGCGGAGCACGCGGAACACCCGCGACACGCGCGCCCTCGCCAACAAGTCGACGCATGGTCGGGCGGTGGCGGCGGCGCAGTGGTCGTTCGCCGAGTTCCAGGCGCTGAGTCGGATGTGGCAGCTCGGAGCGCCGGTGCCGTATCCCGTGCAGGTCAACGGCACCGAGGTGCTCATGGAGTTCCTCGGGGATGCCGATGGCACGGCCGCGCCGCGACTCGCCCAGGTGCGCGGCGCCCGCACGGAACTCGCCGACCTCTACGCGCAGGTCGTCGAGATCATGCGGACGTTCGCAGCCGCCGGGTTCGCCCACGGAGACCTGTCGGCCTACAACCTGCTCGTCCACGAAGAGCGGGTGCGGGTCATCGACCTCCCGCAGATCGTCGACATCATCGCGAACCCGCAGGGGCTCGACCTGCTGCACCGCGACTGTGTGAACATCTGCGACTGGTTCGCGCGGCGGCGGCTGGAGTGCGACCCCGAGGCACTGTTCGCCGAGCTGCTCGCGGCCTGA
- a CDS encoding MFS transporter: MSEHPQPSATANSGAVGVIGLDLRGETPAPKKQVYSWALWDWATQPFNTVILTFIFTALYLTTEAFLPADIAALDEEDAVRVAAEAGLASGLGLGSTIAALAILLLAPVLGQRADAAGRQKLWLGIGTGALALCMALLWFVEPTPSLFWLGVALISAGSVFGEIAAVNSNAMLIGIANPKTVGRISGLGWGFGYLGGIVALIIVVVFYALDWFGLSADDGLPFRIIALGCAIWTVVFSIPIFLNVPEPSLGRPERKVGFFASYGLLAKDVKGLYRNSETRPTFWFLLASAVFRDGLGGVFAFGAVIASQVFRFEFLEIVVFGIAANLIAGVSTIIAGRFDDRFGPKRIILTALASMIIAGLAVFFLVDAGTVVFWIGGLVLCAFVGPAQSASRSFLARVTPAGREGEIFGLYATTGRAASWMASAAWTLLIVLTAQTAYGILGIVLVLILGFLLLLPVKAPR; the protein is encoded by the coding sequence ATGAGCGAACACCCCCAGCCCTCGGCCACCGCGAACAGCGGGGCCGTCGGCGTGATCGGCCTCGACCTGCGGGGCGAGACACCGGCCCCGAAGAAACAGGTCTATTCCTGGGCGCTGTGGGATTGGGCGACGCAGCCGTTCAACACCGTCATCCTCACCTTCATCTTCACCGCGCTGTACCTCACCACCGAGGCGTTCCTTCCCGCCGACATCGCAGCGCTCGACGAAGAGGACGCGGTCCGTGTCGCAGCGGAGGCGGGTCTGGCCTCGGGTCTGGGCCTCGGCTCCACCATCGCCGCGCTCGCGATCCTGCTCCTCGCGCCCGTTCTCGGCCAAAGAGCGGATGCTGCGGGACGTCAGAAGCTCTGGCTCGGAATCGGCACCGGCGCACTCGCCCTGTGCATGGCGCTGCTGTGGTTCGTCGAGCCCACCCCGTCCCTGTTCTGGCTCGGCGTCGCCCTGATCTCGGCGGGCTCGGTGTTCGGCGAGATCGCCGCGGTGAACTCGAACGCCATGCTCATCGGGATCGCCAACCCGAAGACGGTGGGCCGCATCTCCGGACTCGGCTGGGGATTCGGCTACCTGGGCGGCATCGTCGCCTTGATCATCGTCGTCGTCTTCTACGCGCTGGACTGGTTCGGCCTCTCCGCCGACGACGGCCTCCCGTTCCGCATCATCGCGCTGGGCTGTGCGATCTGGACAGTGGTCTTCAGCATCCCGATCTTCCTGAACGTGCCGGAGCCGTCACTCGGACGGCCCGAACGCAAGGTCGGGTTCTTCGCGTCGTACGGCTTGTTGGCGAAGGACGTCAAAGGCCTGTATCGAAACTCCGAGACGCGTCCGACGTTCTGGTTCCTCCTGGCCAGCGCCGTCTTCCGCGACGGGCTCGGCGGCGTCTTCGCGTTCGGCGCGGTGATCGCCAGTCAGGTGTTCCGCTTCGAGTTCCTGGAGATCGTGGTCTTCGGCATTGCTGCCAATCTCATCGCGGGGGTTTCGACGATCATCGCCGGACGCTTCGACGACAGGTTCGGTCCGAAGCGCATCATCCTCACGGCGCTGGCGTCGATGATCATCGCGGGGCTGGCGGTGTTCTTCCTGGTGGATGCCGGCACTGTCGTCTTCTGGATCGGCGGACTCGTTCTCTGCGCGTTCGTCGGACCGGCGCAGTCGGCCTCCCGCTCATTCCTCGCCCGGGTCACCCCGGCCGGCCGCGAAGGCGAGATCTTCGGCCTCTACGCGACGACGGGCCGGGCGGCGAGTTGGATGGCCTCCGCCGCGTGGACGCTGCTGATCGTGCTGACCGCGCAGACTGCCTACGGCATCCTGGGCATCGTGCTCGTGCTCATTCTCGGCTTCCTGCTGCTGCTCCCGGTGAAGGCGCCGCGCTGA
- a CDS encoding TetR family transcriptional regulator C-terminal domain-containing protein, producing MSDPTVLDGRRARGDASRRVVLHSATDLASVEGLDGLTIGRLAAASGHSKSSIATLFQGKEGLQLATVAAAREIFLAHVVEPARAHSRGAHRLAVLLRSALIYSRDRVFTGGCFFAATAADVDSKSGPVSDAVRTAMVEWHGYVEAQLRHAIPADELDVDDVEVLAFELVALYEEANSRSLLMGDERPYTLAAAAMRNRLHAAGARADVLALLEL from the coding sequence ATGTCAGATCCGACAGTTCTCGACGGGCGACGGGCCCGCGGCGACGCCTCGCGTCGCGTCGTGCTGCACAGCGCGACAGACCTCGCGTCCGTCGAAGGGCTCGACGGGCTGACGATCGGGCGACTGGCCGCAGCATCCGGGCACAGTAAGAGCAGCATCGCCACCCTCTTCCAGGGCAAGGAGGGCCTGCAGCTGGCGACTGTCGCGGCCGCCCGCGAGATCTTCCTCGCTCACGTCGTCGAGCCCGCTCGGGCGCACTCGCGCGGTGCGCATCGGCTCGCCGTGCTGTTGCGCAGCGCGCTCATCTACTCACGGGATCGCGTCTTCACCGGCGGCTGTTTCTTCGCCGCCACCGCCGCCGACGTCGACTCCAAGTCAGGCCCGGTGAGTGACGCCGTGCGGACGGCGATGGTCGAGTGGCACGGATACGTCGAGGCTCAGCTGCGTCACGCGATCCCGGCCGATGAGCTCGACGTCGACGATGTCGAGGTGCTCGCTTTCGAACTGGTGGCGCTCTACGAGGAGGCGAACTCGCGCTCGCTGCTCATGGGCGACGAGCGTCCGTACACGCTGGCCGCCGCCGCCATGCGCAACAGGCTTCACGCGGCCGGGGCCCGTGCGGACGTGCTCGCGCTGCTCGAACTCTGA
- a CDS encoding S9 family peptidase, with product MPSLSALIAHSIRTIALVSPALAGALAYRAFFSTAPRMPVRPADAPTHADGRRDTIVVRGTDVTTYEWGRGDRTVLLLHGWRGRASQFAPLVRELVFEGFRVVSFDAPAHGASKGRHADVRDWVAAAEQLQAVHGPFAAIVGHSFGGFAALTAARSSVPVPAVAVIAGGAGPAAFIAEFSRQLGLDRATTAHMTAQFRRRLQVDETTIGARYDAAQHPLPLDTALLVVHDRGDRRMPDDDSLRLHAAHGGRSRLLRVEGFGHTRVLSADATIDAVVALAVGGLDALDDVRPAGSPAYPAHLSRAS from the coding sequence ATGCCATCCCTGTCCGCACTGATCGCCCACAGCATCCGCACCATCGCCCTCGTCTCCCCCGCCCTGGCCGGCGCTCTCGCGTACCGCGCGTTCTTCTCGACCGCCCCGCGGATGCCGGTTCGACCTGCGGATGCACCCACCCACGCGGATGGGCGCCGAGACACCATCGTCGTGCGCGGCACCGACGTCACCACCTATGAATGGGGCCGAGGCGATCGCACCGTGCTGCTCCTCCACGGCTGGCGGGGACGCGCTTCGCAGTTCGCCCCGCTCGTGCGGGAGCTCGTCTTCGAGGGCTTCCGCGTCGTCTCTTTCGACGCCCCCGCACACGGTGCATCGAAAGGGCGTCACGCCGACGTCCGCGATTGGGTCGCGGCCGCCGAGCAGCTGCAGGCCGTGCACGGACCGTTCGCCGCGATCGTCGGGCACTCGTTCGGCGGCTTCGCCGCGTTGACGGCCGCTCGCTCGAGCGTCCCGGTGCCGGCGGTCGCCGTGATCGCGGGCGGGGCCGGACCCGCGGCCTTCATCGCGGAGTTCTCCCGTCAACTCGGGCTCGACCGTGCGACCACTGCTCACATGACGGCGCAGTTCCGTCGGCGCCTCCAAGTCGACGAGACGACCATCGGTGCGCGGTACGACGCCGCCCAGCATCCGCTGCCCCTCGACACGGCGCTGTTGGTCGTGCACGACCGCGGGGATCGACGGATGCCGGACGACGACTCCCTTCGTCTGCACGCCGCCCACGGCGGCCGTTCGCGCCTGTTGCGTGTCGAAGGGTTCGGTCACACCCGGGTGCTGTCGGCGGATGCCACGATCGATGCCGTCGTCGCCCTCGCGGTCGGCGGGCTCGACGCTCTCGACGACGTCAGACCGGCCGGTTCACCGGCGTATCCGGCGCACCTGTCTCGAGCATCGTGA
- a CDS encoding C-terminal binding protein — protein sequence MTENTGRRPVAIYTDVDDTDPAAGIALLEAHGFEVRVLGTRDPAEIIAGAQDADALLPGYASVTRAMIEQLPNLKVIALMSMGFDYVDVDAATEHGVWVTNLPGVATPEVATHALAIVLASVRQLRFYTASATPTGWNDRSLKAPPRMSELTLGVIGLGRIGKEFARLATPLFGRVLGYDPMLPDSAETQAELAGLGVARVGLEELRRGANVVSLHLPLTAETDRMIDSEFLAEMPAGSFLVNVSRGALVDSAALAAALDSGRLAGAALDVLEEEPPTPGHPLLGRDDVVLTPHIAYLSTYTEAEYVRIQAQNAITMLETGAPDTPVNRPV from the coding sequence ATGACCGAGAACACGGGGCGCCGGCCTGTCGCCATCTACACGGATGTCGACGACACCGACCCGGCCGCCGGCATCGCACTCCTGGAGGCCCACGGTTTCGAGGTCCGCGTGCTCGGCACTCGCGACCCGGCGGAGATCATCGCCGGCGCGCAGGATGCCGACGCACTGCTGCCCGGGTACGCCTCGGTGACGCGCGCCATGATCGAGCAGCTCCCGAACCTCAAGGTCATCGCCCTGATGTCGATGGGCTTCGACTACGTCGACGTGGACGCGGCGACAGAGCACGGCGTCTGGGTGACGAATCTGCCCGGTGTCGCGACGCCGGAGGTCGCCACACACGCCCTCGCGATCGTGCTGGCCAGCGTCCGGCAGTTGCGCTTCTACACGGCATCGGCGACCCCGACCGGCTGGAACGACCGCTCCCTCAAGGCGCCGCCGCGGATGAGTGAGCTGACGCTGGGGGTCATCGGCCTCGGGCGGATCGGCAAGGAGTTCGCCCGGCTCGCGACCCCGCTCTTCGGACGGGTGCTCGGCTACGACCCCATGCTTCCGGACTCGGCGGAGACCCAGGCGGAGTTGGCGGGCCTCGGAGTGGCCAGGGTGGGACTTGAAGAGCTGCGGCGCGGAGCGAACGTCGTGTCGCTGCACCTGCCGTTGACCGCCGAGACCGATCGGATGATCGACTCCGAGTTCCTGGCCGAGATGCCCGCCGGGTCGTTCCTCGTGAATGTGTCCCGAGGCGCGCTGGTCGACAGTGCGGCGCTCGCCGCAGCCCTCGACAGCGGGCGGTTGGCCGGGGCTGCACTCGATGTGCTCGAGGAGGAACCGCCGACACCCGGGCATCCGCTGCTCGGTCGTGACGACGTCGTCCTGACGCCCCACATCGCCTACCTGTCGACGTACACGGAGGCCGAGTACGTGCGTATTCAGGCGCAGAACGCCATCACGATGCTCGAGACAGGTGCGCCGGATACGCCGGTGAACCGGCCGGTCTGA
- the speB gene encoding agmatinase encodes MSTTPIGPADASKTPRYAGLSTFARLPRIEDVGDVDLAIVGIPFDSGVSYRPGARFGPEHVRASSRLLRPYNPAQDFAGWEAVQMADAGDIAVNPFHIEEAVRQIAEAATELGSRVDRILTIGGDHTIAYPLLKAISEKHGPVAVLHFDAHLDTWDTYFDEPITHGTPFRRASEDGYLDRTASVHVGTRGPLYSRQDLDDDEVLGFAIVTSEDIEEHGVPAALDRIRQRVGDRPLYISIDIDVLDPAHAPGTGTPEAGGLTSRELLRLLRGLTDLHIVGCDVVEVAPAYDHAQVTGIAASHVAYELMTAMAQGIVRERAAATKAGDA; translated from the coding sequence ATGAGCACCACACCCATCGGCCCGGCGGACGCCTCGAAGACGCCGCGATACGCGGGGCTCTCCACGTTCGCCCGACTGCCGCGCATCGAAGACGTGGGTGACGTGGACCTCGCGATCGTCGGCATCCCCTTCGACTCCGGCGTCAGCTACCGCCCCGGTGCCCGCTTCGGGCCGGAGCACGTCCGTGCATCGAGCCGCCTCCTGCGCCCGTACAATCCGGCCCAGGACTTCGCCGGATGGGAAGCGGTGCAGATGGCGGATGCCGGAGACATCGCGGTCAACCCCTTCCACATCGAGGAGGCCGTGCGCCAGATCGCCGAGGCGGCGACCGAGCTCGGCAGCCGTGTGGACCGCATCCTCACCATCGGCGGGGACCACACGATCGCCTATCCGCTGCTCAAGGCCATCAGCGAGAAGCACGGACCCGTCGCGGTGCTGCACTTCGACGCGCACCTCGACACGTGGGACACCTACTTCGACGAGCCGATCACCCACGGCACCCCGTTCCGGCGTGCATCGGAGGACGGGTACCTCGATCGGACGGCATCCGTGCACGTCGGCACCCGCGGTCCGCTCTACAGCCGGCAGGATCTCGACGACGACGAGGTCCTCGGCTTCGCGATCGTCACCAGCGAAGACATCGAAGAGCACGGCGTTCCCGCGGCGCTCGATCGCATTCGTCAGCGGGTGGGAGACCGGCCGCTGTACATCTCCATCGACATCGACGTGCTCGACCCGGCGCACGCTCCGGGTACGGGCACTCCCGAGGCCGGTGGGCTGACCAGCCGGGAATTGCTCCGGCTCCTGCGCGGGCTCACCGATCTGCACATCGTCGGCTGCGACGTGGTCGAGGTCGCGCCGGCCTACGACCATGCGCAGGTGACGGGGATCGCGGCGAGTCACGTGGCCTACGAGCTGATGACGGCGATGGCACAGGGGATCGTGCGCGAGCGTGCGGCCGCGACGAAGGCGGGCGACGCATGA
- a CDS encoding thiamine pyrophosphate-dependent enzyme yields MQTRTERTTGWVVMETLRGYGIDTIFGIPGTHNLEFYRPLTALGIRPVTTRHEQGAGYAADGWSLQTGKPGVVITTSGPGLLNALSAAGTAYCESRPMIILSPGPARGAEFADVGSLHETKDQLAAASAIVEWGRRVGSAEEAVQAVHDAFALFTTGRPRPVYIEVPLDLLEQETPIDAALLDSRVVPSPSAPDADATDAAARLLASATDPVILAGGGSRRAGTELRMLAERLGAPVVTTLNAKGVLDEQHPLSLGSNLRLAAARNRARDADVLLVVGSKLGAAELWVDRLEARGTVIRIDLVESQLDKNQDAEIGIVADAAAALSAITAALGDGEPLPEARVAETLHAVRAECRELSAVNTGLAEAIAAVLPDNAIVATDSSQIAYWGLVNVLEVASPNSMPYMATYATLGYGLPAAIGARIASPDRPSFAVVGDGALMFSMQEFITIVEQRLDVTVIIVDNGGYAEIKQNEIDAGIAPIAVDLVQPDWAAVATAFGGTGRRVASARELADAVSAAETAGGLQVIHIPQSTFEDAA; encoded by the coding sequence ATGCAGACACGCACCGAACGCACGACCGGCTGGGTGGTCATGGAGACCCTCCGTGGCTACGGCATCGACACGATCTTCGGCATCCCTGGCACCCACAACCTGGAGTTCTACCGGCCGCTGACGGCCCTGGGCATCCGCCCCGTCACGACGCGGCACGAGCAGGGCGCCGGCTACGCCGCCGACGGCTGGTCGCTGCAGACGGGCAAGCCGGGCGTGGTCATCACGACCAGCGGCCCTGGCCTGCTGAACGCGCTGTCGGCGGCAGGCACCGCGTATTGCGAGTCGCGGCCGATGATCATCCTGTCGCCCGGCCCGGCGCGCGGAGCCGAATTCGCCGATGTCGGCAGCCTCCACGAGACGAAGGATCAGCTGGCCGCAGCATCCGCCATCGTCGAATGGGGCCGACGGGTGGGGTCCGCCGAGGAAGCCGTGCAGGCGGTGCACGACGCGTTCGCGCTCTTCACCACGGGTCGTCCTCGGCCGGTCTACATCGAAGTGCCGCTGGACCTTCTCGAACAGGAGACGCCGATCGACGCGGCTCTGCTCGATTCTCGCGTCGTGCCCTCGCCATCCGCTCCGGATGCCGATGCGACGGATGCCGCGGCACGCCTGCTCGCGTCGGCGACCGATCCCGTCATCCTCGCCGGCGGCGGGTCGCGTCGCGCCGGTACCGAGCTGCGCATGCTCGCCGAGCGCCTCGGTGCACCGGTCGTGACGACGCTCAACGCCAAGGGGGTGCTCGATGAGCAGCATCCGCTCTCGCTCGGGTCGAACCTGCGGCTCGCGGCGGCCAGGAACCGAGCGCGGGACGCCGACGTGCTGCTGGTCGTCGGTTCGAAGCTGGGCGCCGCCGAGCTCTGGGTCGATCGGCTCGAGGCGCGCGGCACGGTCATCCGCATCGACCTGGTGGAGTCGCAGCTCGACAAGAATCAGGATGCCGAGATCGGGATCGTCGCGGATGCCGCCGCCGCACTGTCCGCGATCACGGCAGCGCTGGGCGACGGTGAGCCGCTTCCCGAAGCCAGGGTCGCCGAGACGCTGCATGCTGTTCGTGCCGAGTGCCGGGAGTTGTCCGCCGTGAACACCGGCCTCGCCGAGGCCATCGCCGCGGTCCTTCCCGACAACGCGATCGTCGCCACCGACTCGTCCCAGATCGCGTACTGGGGCCTCGTGAACGTGCTCGAGGTCGCTTCGCCGAACTCGATGCCCTACATGGCCACGTACGCGACACTCGGCTACGGCCTGCCGGCTGCGATCGGCGCCCGCATCGCATCGCCCGACCGTCCGTCGTTCGCGGTGGTCGGCGACGGTGCGCTGATGTTCTCGATGCAGGAATTCATCACGATCGTCGAGCAGCGTCTCGACGTGACGGTGATCATCGTCGACAACGGCGGCTACGCCGAGATCAAGCAGAACGAGATCGACGCGGGGATCGCCCCCATCGCCGTCGACCTCGTCCAGCCCGACTGGGCGGCGGTCGCGACGGCGTTCGGCGGCACGGGCCGCCGCGTCGCATCCGCCCGCGAACTGGCCGACGCCGTCTCGGCGGCCGAGACCGCCGGCGGTCTCCAGGTCATCCACATCCCGCAGTCGACCTTCGAGGACGCAGCATGA
- a CDS encoding amidohydrolase, producing the protein MHRLTTFDDRDSAPTIITADAILTVDGDRPHAEAMLTAGGKIVAVGSLTEVEEVANAAGLSPERKDYPAATIVPGFIDAHAHPLMYGQMLTWVDISPERAGSIPEIVRLMNEGASKLSAGVPVRGYGYEQRNLAERRHPTKEELDQIASDREVYVMNASGHGGVVNSFTLAKYGITRDTPNPEGGEFFRDAEGELTGELSDAACNILTGLHGVKIGHHGPNFHLGDEPAEHQRQMDIAQHQFLAGGVTAIGDAQVSKREFAAYLAMAERGALSVRVSMYFLSHLLDQVLALGLTGPFGNAFLSAAGIKLYADGTLGGWTAYFPEGYLGDPCRTGQLYHEPAEYTELVSRAHGAGLQTATHAQSPTAIAMVVDAIEQALIERPDSDARHRIEHCGLPDPAEITRMAALGIRPVNQTQHYYNWGEGVEQAIGTPGERFNPLGEFLEAGVPATISSDAPVAEPRPLEAIQAAVTRITRRGRKLGPDSLRISAEAALRAHTLEGAITIGREHELGSLAPGKRADFVVLGANPLTVDGADIAQIDVLETWVDGTPRYRAEQN; encoded by the coding sequence GTGCACCGTCTGACGACATTCGACGACCGCGATTCCGCACCGACGATCATCACCGCCGACGCCATCCTGACCGTCGACGGGGATCGACCACACGCCGAGGCCATGCTCACCGCCGGCGGGAAGATCGTGGCGGTCGGCTCTCTGACCGAGGTGGAGGAGGTGGCGAACGCCGCCGGCCTCAGCCCTGAGCGCAAGGACTACCCGGCAGCCACCATCGTCCCGGGCTTCATCGACGCGCACGCCCATCCGCTGATGTACGGTCAGATGCTCACCTGGGTCGACATCAGCCCAGAGCGTGCCGGCTCCATCCCGGAGATCGTCCGTCTGATGAACGAAGGGGCGAGCAAGCTCTCCGCCGGTGTCCCTGTGCGGGGCTACGGCTACGAGCAGCGGAACCTCGCCGAGCGGCGCCACCCCACGAAGGAGGAGCTCGACCAGATCGCCTCCGACCGTGAGGTGTACGTGATGAACGCCTCGGGTCACGGCGGCGTGGTGAACAGCTTCACGCTCGCCAAGTACGGGATCACCCGCGACACCCCGAACCCCGAGGGCGGCGAGTTCTTCCGCGACGCAGAGGGTGAGCTCACCGGGGAACTCTCCGATGCGGCGTGCAACATCCTCACCGGCCTGCATGGCGTGAAGATCGGTCACCACGGCCCGAACTTCCACCTGGGCGATGAGCCGGCCGAGCATCAGCGCCAGATGGACATCGCGCAGCACCAGTTCCTCGCCGGCGGCGTCACCGCCATCGGCGATGCCCAGGTGTCGAAGCGCGAGTTCGCGGCGTACCTGGCGATGGCCGAGCGCGGGGCCCTGTCGGTCCGCGTGTCGATGTACTTCCTCTCGCACCTGCTCGACCAGGTGCTCGCCCTGGGCCTGACCGGACCGTTCGGCAACGCATTCCTGTCGGCGGCGGGCATCAAGCTCTACGCCGACGGCACGCTCGGCGGGTGGACGGCGTACTTCCCCGAGGGGTATCTCGGCGATCCCTGCCGCACCGGGCAGCTCTACCACGAGCCGGCCGAGTACACCGAGCTGGTGAGTCGGGCGCACGGCGCCGGCTTGCAGACGGCGACGCACGCGCAGTCCCCGACCGCGATCGCCATGGTCGTGGATGCCATCGAGCAGGCCCTCATCGAGCGGCCCGACTCCGACGCCCGCCACCGCATCGAGCACTGCGGACTGCCGGATCCTGCGGAGATCACGCGGATGGCGGCCCTCGGCATCCGTCCCGTGAATCAGACGCAGCACTATTACAACTGGGGCGAGGGCGTCGAGCAGGCGATCGGCACCCCGGGCGAGCGGTTCAATCCGCTCGGGGAGTTCCTCGAAGCGGGTGTGCCGGCGACGATCTCCTCGGATGCTCCCGTCGCTGAGCCGCGTCCTCTCGAGGCGATCCAGGCCGCGGTGACCCGCATCACGCGACGCGGCCGCAAGCTCGGACCCGATTCGCTGCGGATCAGCGCCGAGGCGGCGCTCCGTGCCCACACTCTGGAAGGGGCGATCACGATCGGGCGGGAGCACGAACTCGGTTCGCTCGCACCGGGCAAGCGCGCCGACTTCGTGGTTCTGGGCGCGAACCCCCTCACGGTCGACGGCGCGGACATCGCGCAGATCGACGTCCTCGAGACCTGGGTCGACGGCACCCCCCGGTACCGGGCCGAACAGAACTGA
- a CDS encoding MFS transporter, whose translation MSVSTAPPLGHRRAMKAGVAAVVGTTIEWYDFYIYATAAAIVFPQIFFPDIDPGLGTLASFGTYAVAYFMRPLGGIIFGHIGDTLGRKKALTITLFVMGIATVLVGCLPGYDTLGIAAPILLVVLRIAQGLAVGGEWGSASLMAVESAPEKYKTFYGGFTQLGNPLGALMASGAFWILASQGDDVLLSWGWRVPFLFSIVLIGVGMWVRYRVEETPVFEEKVQGQKQSTPLLFALKNNGWPMLLGFCIIAMSSGGYVIATSFVQSYATSPEVGLSAGLILGAMTLASFIEALVTLPLAWLGDKWGAKRVMFTGILLSAVVMVPLVIVIGNQQIALIFLLVSVIRVTLSGAWAPLSTVMAQMFRPQARTTSMSLSYGVGAAVWGGLSPAIATALLLATGNFWSVIAFFGVLAAVALFGTWFAPQHSDLAPVTASFNPRLDTTAVKTRRK comes from the coding sequence ATGTCCGTTTCCACGGCACCACCCCTGGGGCACCGCCGAGCCATGAAGGCAGGAGTCGCCGCAGTGGTCGGCACCACCATCGAGTGGTACGACTTCTACATCTACGCGACCGCTGCCGCGATCGTGTTCCCGCAGATCTTCTTCCCCGACATCGATCCGGGGCTCGGAACGCTCGCGTCCTTCGGCACCTACGCCGTGGCGTACTTCATGCGTCCGCTCGGCGGGATCATCTTCGGCCACATCGGCGACACACTCGGACGCAAGAAAGCTCTGACGATCACGCTCTTCGTGATGGGCATCGCGACCGTGCTCGTCGGCTGCCTTCCCGGCTACGACACCCTCGGCATCGCGGCGCCGATCCTGCTCGTCGTGCTGCGCATCGCTCAGGGACTCGCCGTCGGCGGCGAGTGGGGCAGTGCGAGCCTGATGGCGGTGGAGAGCGCGCCGGAGAAGTACAAGACCTTCTACGGCGGTTTCACGCAGCTGGGCAATCCGCTCGGAGCGCTGATGGCCTCCGGCGCCTTCTGGATCCTCGCCTCCCAGGGTGACGACGTTCTCCTGAGCTGGGGTTGGCGCGTGCCGTTCCTCTTCAGCATCGTGCTCATCGGTGTCGGCATGTGGGTGCGCTACCGGGTGGAGGAGACCCCGGTCTTCGAGGAGAAGGTTCAGGGCCAGAAGCAGTCCACCCCTCTGCTGTTCGCCCTCAAGAACAACGGCTGGCCGATGCTGCTCGGCTTCTGCATCATCGCCATGTCGTCGGGCGGCTACGTCATCGCGACATCGTTCGTGCAGAGCTACGCCACCAGCCCGGAGGTCGGACTCTCCGCAGGCCTCATCCTCGGTGCGATGACTCTCGCCTCCTTCATCGAGGCGCTGGTCACGCTCCCGCTGGCCTGGCTGGGCGACAAGTGGGGCGCGAAGAGGGTCATGTTCACCGGCATCCTGCTGTCCGCCGTCGTCATGGTGCCGCTGGTCATCGTGATCGGAAACCAGCAGATCGCGCTGATCTTCCTTCTCGTCTCCGTCATCCGCGTCACTCTGAGCGGTGCGTGGGCACCGCTGTCGACCGTCATGGCGCAGATGTTCCGGCCGCAGGCGCGCACGACGTCGATGTCCCTCTCGTACGGGGTCGGCGCCGCAGTCTGGGGCGGTCTGTCCCCGGCGATCGCGACGGCGCTGCTGCTGGCGACCGGCAACTTCTGGTCGGTCATCGCCTTCTTCGGAGTTCTCGCCGCCGTGGCCCTGTTCGGCACCTGGTTCGCTCCGCAGCACTCCGACCTCGCGCCGGTGACAGCGTCGTTCAACCCGCGCCTGGACACCACCGCGGTCAAGACCAGGAGGAAGTGA